ATGAGCCGTCCAGCCGACGATTGCGCCCTGGGCGCGGATCATGGCGATGGCTGCGGCCTTGAACTCCGGAAAATAGCTTTCCGTGGCCTCCTCGGCGAGGAGGCATTCATAGCCGCGGTCGTTGGCCTCACGCATGGTGGTCTGCACGCAGACTTCGGTCGTCACGCCTGCGAAAACCAGCTGTTTGATACCCTTCTGCTGCAGCACTTCGTCGAGCTCGGTCGCAAAAAAGGCGCCCTTGCCCGGTTTTTCGATGACGACCTCGCCTTTGACCGGAGCAAGCTCCGGCAGAATTGCGGTGCCGGGCTCGCCGGAGATCAGGATGCGGCCCATGGGGCCTACATCGCCGATCCTGAGTGTAGGATTGCCGCGGTCGCGTTTCGCCGGCGGCAGATCCGAAAGATCGGGCCGATGGCATTCCATCGTGTGAATGACCGGCAGCCCGGCATAACGAAAGCCATGGATGAGTCGTTTGACATCGGGCACGATCCTGGTGATGCGGCTGACATCATTGCCGAGGCTGGCGCCGAAGCCGCCCGGCTCGGCGAAATCACGCTGCATGTCGATGACGATCAGCGCGAGCTGGTCGTGCTTCACCGGGAAGGCGAAGGGTTCTGCCTTGATCTCCGCCATCAGTGATGCCCCGCCATATGGGCGCCGATCACGCCGATGTCGGCTGAGCGCGCCGGCGTTTCGTAGACCAGCCTACCTTCGGAAATCACCATGATCCGATCGGACATCTCGAGCAGCTCGTCGAGGTCCTCGGAGAGCAGCAACACGGCAGCGCCAGCGTTGCGCGCTTTCATGATGCGGGCGCGGATTTCGGCGACGGCCGAGAAATCGAGGCCGAAGCACGGGTTCGAGACGATCAGCAGATCCACCTTGCCGGTCAGTTCGCGGGCAAGCACGGCGCGCTGCACATTGCCGCCGGAAAGTGCCGCGATCGGCGAGGCAGACGAGGCCGTCTTCACCTTGAAGTCGGAAATCAGCGCCGCGGCGCGCTTCCTCATCTTGCCCTTGTTCAGCCAGATCGCGTCCTTGCCGTCTACCTTGAGGTCAAACGTTCGAAAGGCGAGATTTTCGCTGACCGTCATGCGCGGCGCACAGGCATTCTGTAGCGGCTCCTCGGGAATAAAACGGACATTGTTCTTGCGCGTCTCCGGCCGTGTCGCGCGATAGGCGTCGCCGTTGACGATAACGCGGCCGGTCTCCGTCGGGCGCTGGCCGGCGAGGATTTCGGTCAATTCCTTCTGGCCATTGCCTGATATTCCGGCGATGCCGACGATCTCGCCGGCGTGAACCATGAGCTCGTCGATTTCGATGGTCTTGAGACCCGAGCGGTCAGGCGCCCTGACCTGCTCGACCTTGAGGACGGGCTTGACGCTCTGCGGGGTGGGAACGCGGCTGTCGAGTTCGGCGAGCTTGACGTCGCCGATCATCATCGTCGCCATCTCGGTCGTGGAGACTTCCCCGACTTTTCCAGAGCCGACAAGCTTGCCGCGCCGCAGGATCGAGACGGCATTGGCAAACTTCGTCACCTCATGGAACTTGTGGGAGATCATCAGCACGGTCAGTTCGCCGCGCTCCGTCATCCCGCGCACGAGGCCGAGCATCTCGTCGGCTTCTGTGGGCGTCAGCACCGAGGTCGGCTCGTCGAGGACCAGAAAGGAGCGGCCGAGATAGAGCTGCTTGACGATCTCGAGCTTCTGTTTCTCGCCGGCGGCCAGTTCGCTCACCGGGCGATCCAGCGGGATCTGGAAGGGCATGCGCTCCATAAAGGCGGCGAGATCCTTCCGCTCCTTCGCCCAGTTGATGACAGCAGGCACTTCGGCGCGGCTGATGACGAGGTTTTCAGCACCCGTCAGCGACGGCACCAGCGTGAAGTGCTGATAGACCATG
Above is a window of Rhizobium etli CFN 42 DNA encoding:
- a CDS encoding cysteine hydrolase family protein; translation: MAEIKAEPFAFPVKHDQLALIVIDMQRDFAEPGGFGASLGNDVSRITRIVPDVKRLIHGFRYAGLPVIHTMECHRPDLSDLPPAKRDRGNPTLRIGDVGPMGRILISGEPGTAILPELAPVKGEVVIEKPGKGAFFATELDEVLQQKGIKQLVFAGVTTEVCVQTTMREANDRGYECLLAEEATESYFPEFKAAAIAMIRAQGAIVGWTAHVNDILESIAHA
- a CDS encoding ABC transporter ATP-binding protein — its product is MSTIRDTPLPQAGKAVGIDTMDMTMRFGSFTALDHVSIKVPAGSFHALLGENGAGKSTLVKCIMGFYHATAGSLSVDGREVAIASPRDAAAYGLGMVYQHFTLVPSLTGAENLVISRAEVPAVINWAKERKDLAAFMERMPFQIPLDRPVSELAAGEKQKLEIVKQLYLGRSFLVLDEPTSVLTPTEADEMLGLVRGMTERGELTVLMISHKFHEVTKFANAVSILRRGKLVGSGKVGEVSTTEMATMMIGDVKLAELDSRVPTPQSVKPVLKVEQVRAPDRSGLKTIEIDELMVHAGEIVGIAGISGNGQKELTEILAGQRPTETGRVIVNGDAYRATRPETRKNNVRFIPEEPLQNACAPRMTVSENLAFRTFDLKVDGKDAIWLNKGKMRKRAAALISDFKVKTASSASPIAALSGGNVQRAVLARELTGKVDLLIVSNPCFGLDFSAVAEIRARIMKARNAGAAVLLLSEDLDELLEMSDRIMVISEGRLVYETPARSADIGVIGAHMAGHH